One window of the Eucalyptus grandis isolate ANBG69807.140 chromosome 8, ASM1654582v1, whole genome shotgun sequence genome contains the following:
- the LOC104456942 gene encoding basic leucine zipper and W2 domain-containing protein 2, translating into MSSKEKPTLGGTRIKTRKRNIAAPLDPAAFADAVVQIYLDNAGDLEHIAKSIEASDLNFSRYGDTFFEVVFTGGRTQPGTTKPDEGERHPYSILDCESKREAILPSVIYIQKILRRRPFLIKNLENVMQKLVQSMEFLEEDERKKLAIFTALAFTQKLSGLPPETVFEPLLKDNLVAKGLVLSFVTDFFKEYLVDNSLDDLIAILKRGKVEDDLLKFFPSNRRSAEAFSEHFTKEGLVPLVEYNEKKLFDGRLKEMKAALTSQIEEENDISEVIDTVKQRLKDAKLPDIEVVRMLWDVIMDAVQWSAKNQQQNANAALRQVKTWAGLLNTFCTSGKLQLELIYKVQMQCYEDAKLMKLFPEIVRSLYEEDVLAEDTILHWFRKGTNPKGRQIFVKALESFVKWLEEAEEEE; encoded by the exons ATGAG CTCGAAGGAGAAACCCACTCTCGG TGGCACGCGGATTAAGACCCGCAAACGGAACATTGCAGCTCCACTGGACCCTGCAGCATTTGCTGATGCAGTGGTCCAGATTTATCTTGATAATGCTGGTGATctg GAACATATTGCAAAGAGTATTGAAGCTTCAGATCTCAACTTCTCAAGATATGGTGACACCTTTTTTGAG GTTGTTTTCACAGGAGGGCGTACACAGCCTGGCACTACTAAACCTGATGAAGGGGAGCGCCACCCTTACTCTATTCTAGACTGTGAGAGCAAGCGTGAAGCAATACTGCCATCTGTTATCTACATACAGAAAATTTTGCGGCGGAGGCCATTTCTCATCAAGAATCTCGAAAATGTTATGCAAAAACTCGTACAATCAATGGAgtttcttgaagaagatgaaaggaAGAAACTGGCAATTTTTACAGCACTTGCGTTTACCCAGAAACTATCTGGGCTTCCACCGGAGACTGTATTTGAGCCCCTGCTCAAGGATAATCTTGTGGCAAAAGGGCTAGTTCTCTCATTTGTAActgatttttttaaggaatatcTGGTTGATAACAGCCTTGATGATCTGATTGCAATCCTGAAGCGTGGAAAGGTGGAGGAtgatcttttgaaatttttcccatCAAATAGGCGCTCTGCTGAAGCTTTCTCTGAGCATTTCAC CAAGGAAGGGCTTGTACCCTTGGTGGAATACAATGAGAAGAAATTATTTGATGGGAGACTGAAGGAGATGAAAGCTGCTCTGACTTCTCAGATTGAAGAGGAAAATGATATATCTGAAGTGATAGACACTGTGAAGCAGCGCCTTAAGGATGCCAAATTACCTGACATTGAGGTCGTGCGGATGCTATGGGATGTCATTATGGATGCTGTTCAGTGGTCTGCAAAGAATCAGCAGCAGAATGCTAATGCAGCTCTGCGTCAG GTCAAAACATGGGCTGGGCTTTTAAATACCTTCTGTACAAGTGGGAAACTTCAGCTGGAGCTCATCTACAAAGTCCAAATGCAATGCTATGAGGATGCTaagctgatgaagttgtttcCTGAAATTGTGAGGTCTCTCTACGAGGAGGATGTGCTGGCAGAAGACACCATTCTTCATTGGTTCCGCAAAGGAACCAACCCCAAGGGCAG GCAAATATTTGTGAAAGCGCTGGAGTCTTTCGTGAAATGGCTGgaggaagcagaggaggaagagTAG
- the LOC104456946 gene encoding probable protein phosphatase 2C 33, translated as MSDYRVVNARGWNPCFLAVAERESGCVAALECLISVIRALKMGSCLSLESRSPVPGSPISPALGVRKRKNSKKRPGSRNSSFDYRREEPLHRIPGRLFLNGSSDTACLFTQQGKKGTNQDAMIVWENFCSRKDTVFCGVFDGHGPYGHKVAKRVRDSLPLKLSAHWEVSIKTEDALKEISLSALTSMNSEDTASISLDEESRVSTDLEEMEKHPEVFQALKKSFLKAFKVMDRELRLHSDIDCFCSGTTAVTLVKQGCYLVIGNVGDSRAVLGTRDVDNSLIAVQLTVDLKPNLPAEAERIRKCRGRVFSLQDEPEVARVWLPNNDSPGLAMARAFGDFCLKDFGLISVPEISYRCLTEKDEFVVLATDGVWDVLSNEEVVDIVASAPARSSAARSLVESAVRAWKCKYPTSKVDDCAAVCLFLDSDNFSTASNLKSKEQLTLRDQVDTSNNGEKVFAMADLCGSDIMVDNGKDCTSKHEEIHSKSEKDWSALEGVSRVNTLLTLPRFVAQKGDKGS; from the exons ATGTCTGATTACCGAGTTGTGAATGCACGAGGTTGGAATCCTTGCTTCCTGGCCGTAGCTGAGAG GGAGTCTGGTTGTGTGGCTGCTCTGGAGTGCTTAATAAGCGTAATCAGGGCCCTGAAAATGGGGTCCTGCTTATCATTGGAAAGTAGGAGCCCTGTGCCTGGTTCACCAATATCTCCGGCACTGGGTgttaggaaaaggaaaaactcgAAGAAAAGACCAGGGTCACGGAATTCTTCCTTTGACTACCGGAGGGAGGAACCATTGCATAGGATTCCTGGAAGGTTGTTTCTGAATGGATCAAGTGATACTGCCTGCTTATTTACCCAGCAAGGAAAGAAAGGGACCAATCAAGATGCCATGATTGTATGGGAG AATTTCTGCTCAAGGAAAGACACAGTTTTTTGTGGTGTCTTTGATGGACATGGGCCCTATGGTCATAAGGTTGCAAAGAGGGTGAGGGATTCACTTCCCCTAAAATTGAGTGCTCACTGGGAAGTCTCTATAAAAACTGAAGATGCTCTCAAAGAGATCAGCCTTAGTGCCTTGACGAGCATGAATTCTGAAGATACTGCCTCAATATCTTTGGATGAGGAATCGAGGGTCTCTACTGACCTGGAGGAAATGGAAAAGCACCCCGAGGTCTTTCAGGCACTCAAAAAATCGTTTTTGAAGGCTTTTAAAGTCATGGATAGAGAGCTGAGGTTGCACTCGGACATTGATTGCTTCTGCAGTGGGACAACAGCAGTGACATTAGTCAAGCAG GGTTGCTACCTTGTGATTGGCAATGTTGGGGACTCCAGAGCTGTTCTGGGCACACGAGATGTAGATAACTCTCTCATTGCAGTTCAGTTAACTGTTGATCTGAAGCCTAATCTTCCAg CGGAAGCAGAGAGAATCCGGAAGTGTAGGGGACGGGTATTCTCTCTTCAAGATGAACCAGAAGTTGCTCGTGTCTGGTTACCAAACAATGACTCCCCTGGCCTTGCAATGGCACGAGCTTTTGGTGATTTTTGCCTTAAGGATTTTGGTCTAATCTCTGTACCTGAAATATCATACCGATGTCTAACAGAGAAGGATGAATTTGTTGTGCTGGCAACAGATGGG GTCTGGGATGTGTTGTCAAACGAGGAAGTGGTAGACATTGTTGCTTCAGCCCCAGCACGTTCCTCTGCAGCTCGATCCTTGGTGGAGTCAGCAGTTCGGGCATGGAAGTGCAAATACCCCACTTCCAAAGTTGATGACTGTGCTGCTGTTTGCCTCTTTCTGGACTCCGACAATTTCTCCACAGCATCTAATTTAAAATCCAAGGAACAACTTACTTTGAGGGATCAAGTTGACACAAGCAATAACGGAGAAAAGGTTTTTGCAATGGCTGACCTCTGTGGATCAGACATTATGGTTGACAATGGTAAAGATTGCACGTCAAAGCATGAGGAAATACATTCCAAATCAGAGAAAGATTGGTCTGCTCTTGAAGGAGTGTCTAGGGTAAATACTCTCTTGACTCTGCCAAGGTTTGTTGCCCAAAAGGGAGATAAAGGCAGTTAG